One segment of Cohaesibacter intestini DNA contains the following:
- a CDS encoding HAD hydrolase-like protein, whose protein sequence is MTTLFFDLDGTLIDPAEGIINCLHHAFDTLGIKDVPEDLHWCIGPPLHDSFATLVGPDRVDEALAAYRQRYGELGLYEHVVYEGIPDLLADLNRRGYQLCLATSKVKVFADRILTHFNLAQHFQHAFGSELDGSLSNKAELLAHGLAVTGVAAADAVMIGDRKFDMIGASANDIATIGVTWGYGSVEELEQAGAGRLVASVADLAGLFG, encoded by the coding sequence GTGACGACCTTGTTCTTTGATCTAGACGGTACATTGATTGATCCGGCAGAGGGAATCATCAATTGCCTGCATCATGCCTTCGACACCCTCGGCATCAAGGATGTGCCTGAGGATCTGCACTGGTGCATCGGGCCACCCTTGCATGATAGCTTTGCAACCCTTGTCGGGCCGGACCGGGTGGATGAGGCGCTTGCCGCCTACCGGCAACGCTATGGCGAACTTGGTCTGTATGAGCATGTGGTTTATGAGGGCATCCCGGACTTGTTGGCTGATTTGAATCGGCGGGGCTATCAACTATGTCTGGCAACGTCGAAGGTGAAGGTCTTTGCCGATCGGATCCTGACACATTTCAATCTGGCGCAGCATTTCCAACATGCTTTCGGGTCCGAGCTGGACGGCAGCCTGAGCAACAAAGCCGAGTTGCTGGCCCATGGGCTGGCGGTCACGGGCGTTGCGGCGGCAGATGCGGTGATGATTGGAGATCGCAAATTTGATATGATCGGGGCGTCGGCCAACGACATCGCGACCATCGGCGTGACCTGGGGCTATGGCAGCGTTGAGGAGTTGGAACAGGCGGGCGCTGGGCGACTTGTTGCTTCAGTGGCAGACTTGGCTGGCCTTTTTGGCTGA